A region of Lepus europaeus isolate LE1 chromosome 2, mLepTim1.pri, whole genome shotgun sequence DNA encodes the following proteins:
- the TRIM42 gene encoding tripartite motif-containing protein 42 → METAMCVCSPCCTWQRCCPQLCSCLCCKFIFTSERNCTCFPCPYKDERNCQFCHCTCSDNPNCHWCCCSWANDPNCKCCCTTSSNLKCYYYESRCCRNATITFRKGRLKSIRTSSKTALRIGSSDTQVDDLKSMPANSHLVDHLTCPMCNRLRLHSFMLPCNHSLCEKCLRQLQKHAEVTENFFILICPVCNRSHCMPYSNKMQLPENYLRGRLTKRYMQQHGYLKWRFDRSSGPILCQVCRKRRIAYKRCITCRLNLCNECLKAFHSDVAMQDHVFVDTSPEDQDEKVCIHHPSSRINEYCRNDNELLCTFCKVAFHSGHDTVGLIDACSERAAALFSAIAKFKAVRYEIDNDLMEFNILKNSFKADKEAKRKEIRSGFLKLRSILQEKEKSIMEQIENLEVSRQKEIEKYVQVTTLKVNEMDGLIAYSKEALKETGQVAFLQSAKILVDQIEDGIQSTYRPDPHLRLHSMHCMPLDFAELSSAIHELFPTGPKKVCSSGDSLPAPYPMHSEMMIARKVTFSTHSFGNQQIYQRSSSLLSFSAAGEKAKGGLEAYGRTQSAAPAKPPDGLYTYWSATADSQPAQNCNSFHNWYSFNDTSVKTPGPIVIYQTLVYPRAAKVYWTCPTEDVDSFEMEFYELVTTPPNNVRTELCGQIRDIMQQNLELHNLTPNTEYLFKVRAINDNGPGQWSDVCKVVTPDGRGKNRAKWGLLKNIQSALQKRF, encoded by the exons ATGGAGACTGCTATGTGCGTTTGCTCGCCATGTTGTACATGGCAGAGATGTTGTCCTCAGCTGTGCTCCTGTCTGTGCTGTAAGTTCATCTTCACCTCGGAGAGGAACTGCACCTGCTTCCCCTGCCCGTACAAGGATGAGCGGAACTGCCAGTTCTGCCACTGCACCTGCTCCGATAACCCCAACTGCCActggtgctgctgctcctgggccaACGATCCCAACTGCAAATGCTGCTGCACGACCAGCAGCAATCTCAAGTGCTACTACTATGAGAGCCGCTGCTGTCGCAATGCCACCATCACCTTCCGCAAGGGCCGCCTCAAGAGCATCCGCACCTC CTCCAAGACCGCCCTGCGCATCGGGAGCAGCGACACCCAGGTGGATGACCTGAAGTCGATGCCAGCCAACAGCCACCTGGTGGACCATCTCACCTGCCCCATGTGCAACCGGCTGCGCCTGCACTCCTTCATGCTGCCCTGCAACCACAGCCTGTGCGAGAAGTGCCTGCGGCAGCTGCAGAAGCACGCCGAGGTCACGGAGAACTTTTTCATCCTCATCTGTCCGGTGTGCAACCGCTCGCACTGCATGCCCTACAGCAACAAGATGCAACTGCCCGAGAACTACCTGCGCGGCCGCCTCACCAAGCGCTACATGCAGCAGCACGGCTACCTCAAGTGGCGCTTCGACCGCTCCTCCGGGCCCATCCTCTGCCAGGTCTGCCGCAAACGGCGCATCGCCTACAAGCGCTGCATCACCTGTCGCCTCAACCTGTGCAACGAATGCCTCAAGGCCTTCCACTCGGACGTGGCCATGCAGGACCACGTCTTCGTGGACACCAGCCCCGAGGACCAGGACGAGAAGGTGTGCATCCACCACCCGTCCAGCCGCATCAACGAGTACTGCCGCAACGACAACGAGCTGCTCTGCACCTTCTGCAAGGTCGCCTTCCACAGCGGCCATGACACCGTCGGCCTCATCGACGCCTGCTCCGAGAGGGCCGCCGCGCTCTTCAGCGCCATCGCCAAGTTCAAAGCAG TCCGGTATGAAATCGATAATGACCTCATGGAGTTCAACATTctaaaaaacagttttaaagcGGATAAGGAGGCAAAGCGGAAGGAGATCAGAAGCGGGTTTCTAAAGCTGCGCAGCATTCtgcaggagaaagagaagagcatCATGGAGCAGATCGAGAATCTGGAAGTGTCCAGGCAGAAGGAGATCGAGAAGTACGTCCAAGTCACCACTCTGAAGGTGAATGAGATGGATGGCCTGATAGCCTACTCCAAGGAGGCCCTGAAGGAGACGGGCCAAGTGGCCTTCTTACAGTCGGCCAAGATCCTGGTGGACCAGATCGAGGACGGCATCCAGAGCACCTACCGGCCCGACCCGCACCTGCGGCTGCACTCCATGCACTGCATGCCCTTGGACTTCGCCGAGCTCTCCAGCGCCATTCACGAGCTCTTCCCCACGGGACCCAAGAAGGTGTGTTCCTCCGGGGACTCGCTGCCCGCCCCCTACCCCATGCACTCGGAGATGATGATCGCCAGGAAGGTCACGTTCAGCACCCACAGCTTCGGCAACCAGCAGATATACCAGCGGAGTTCCTCCTTGCTGTCCTTCAGTGCCGCTGGTGAGAAGGCCAAGGGGGGTCTGGAGGCCTACGGGAGGACCCAGTCGGCTGCACCTGCCAAGCCCCCCGATGGACTGTACACCTACTGGAGTGCCACAGCCGACAGCCAGCCTGCACAGAACTGCAACAGCTTCCACAACTGGTACTCGTTCAACGACACCTCTGTGAAAACCCCAGGCCCAATTGTTATCTACCAGACTCTGGTGTATCCAAGAGCCgctaag GTGTACTGGACGTGCCCCACAGAAGACGTGGACTCTTTCGAGATGGAATTCTACGAACTCGTTACGACCCCGCCTAACAACGTGCGAACAGAGCTCTGTGGACAGATTCGTGACATAATGCAGCAGAATCTCGAACTGCACAACCTGACCCCCAACACTGAGTACCTGTTTAAAGTGAGAGCCATCAATGACAATGGCCCCGGGCAGTGGAGCGACGTGTGCAAG GTGGTAACGCCAGATGGGCGGGGGAAGAACCGAGCTAAGTGGGGCCTGCTGAAGAATATCCAGTCTGCTCTCCAGAAGCGCTTCTGA